One genomic region from Granulicatella adiacens ATCC 49175 encodes:
- a CDS encoding peptide deformylase, whose translation MQKNIMKDPLFLSQKSSVADPKADAQVVRDLQDTLRANRDRCVGMAANMIGVKKNIIIVAIGPMDLVMLNPRITKKQGPYETEEGCLSHTGTKKTTRYQTIEVAYTDPSGKKHTGTFTDFTAQVIQHEIDHLEGILI comes from the coding sequence ATGCAAAAAAATATTATGAAAGACCCCCTCTTCCTCAGCCAAAAATCCAGTGTTGCCGATCCGAAAGCCGATGCTCAGGTAGTCCGCGACTTACAAGATACGCTTCGCGCTAACCGCGACCGTTGTGTGGGGATGGCAGCGAATATGATTGGTGTGAAGAAGAACATTATTATTGTAGCGATTGGACCGATGGATTTGGTGATGCTGAATCCGCGTATTACGAAGAAGCAAGGCCCCTATGAAACAGAAGAAGGATGTCTAAGTCATACTGGAACGAAGAAAACGACGCGCTATCAAACGATTGAAGTAGCCTACACGGATCCAAGCGGCAAGAAGCATACGGGAACGTTCACCGACTTCACAGCGCAAGTCATCCAACATGAGATCGATCACTTAGAAGGTATACTCATATAA
- the brnQ gene encoding branched-chain amino acid transport system II carrier protein has product MKKKFIDIIIIGFALFAIFFGAGNLIFPPYLGVSAGENWGTATLAFLISDPLLSVVAVMVVATLGGSALAVGRRIHPVFAGVLNAICVLLIGPIFAVPRTGASTHEIFVQSYFPNAPQWITSLVFFGIVLWITYKENSVMDAIGKYLTPILLLILFCIFVGAVLQPNATFATTDGSGLFAQGFKEGYQTMDVLGAPLLAGVVMKDITRRGYLNRKEQFRMMFGVGIVAFVLLAVVYSTLAYSGASMSTVIDSTAQRSAILTTIVKTLLGSWGQLAMGLAVCFACLTTAIGLTTTCGQYFEEVSKGRLQYKKIILVTVAVEFIISLVGVDSLINLAVPILTFIFPIVIALILFSAFDQYIPCDWTYLGAVVGAGIVGLVQGINTLSQLLGGNLLGDAATWIGTLPLATYGLEWIVPTFIGAILFTIASAILKPKQLEFD; this is encoded by the coding sequence ATGAAAAAGAAATTCATAGATATTATCATTATCGGTTTTGCTCTGTTTGCCATCTTCTTTGGAGCCGGAAATTTAATTTTCCCACCTTATCTAGGAGTGTCTGCAGGAGAAAACTGGGGAACTGCTACTCTTGCATTTTTAATCAGTGACCCACTGCTATCCGTTGTTGCCGTAATGGTCGTGGCCACTCTTGGCGGTAGCGCACTAGCGGTCGGACGACGGATTCACCCTGTTTTTGCAGGCGTCTTGAATGCTATCTGCGTTCTCTTAATCGGGCCCATTTTTGCGGTTCCACGTACCGGAGCATCAACGCATGAGATTTTCGTACAATCGTATTTCCCAAATGCGCCTCAATGGATCACTTCCCTTGTCTTCTTCGGAATTGTCCTCTGGATTACATACAAGGAAAACTCCGTCATGGATGCCATCGGAAAATACTTAACACCGATTCTCTTACTTATTCTCTTCTGTATCTTTGTCGGAGCCGTCCTTCAACCAAATGCAACATTTGCCACAACAGACGGAAGTGGACTATTTGCACAAGGTTTTAAAGAAGGCTATCAAACCATGGACGTGCTCGGAGCTCCTCTCTTAGCCGGAGTCGTGATGAAAGATATTACGCGTCGTGGGTATTTAAATCGAAAAGAGCAATTCAGAATGATGTTCGGCGTCGGCATCGTAGCCTTCGTCCTACTTGCTGTCGTATATTCAACACTAGCATACAGCGGGGCCAGCATGAGCACAGTTATTGACTCAACTGCGCAACGTTCTGCTATTTTAACAACCATTGTTAAAACATTACTCGGATCATGGGGACAACTTGCGATGGGACTTGCGGTCTGCTTCGCCTGCCTCACAACTGCGATTGGACTAACAACCACTTGCGGGCAGTATTTCGAAGAAGTCTCTAAAGGAAGATTGCAATACAAGAAGATTATTCTTGTCACGGTAGCAGTGGAATTCATCATCTCGCTTGTCGGTGTGGATTCACTCATTAACCTCGCCGTGCCAATATTGACCTTCATCTTCCCAATCGTGATTGCACTCATCCTCTTCTCAGCGTTTGACCAATACATCCCATGCGACTGGACGTATCTTGGAGCGGTTGTCGGAGCTGGAATCGTTGGACTTGTACAAGGAATCAACACACTTTCACAACTACTAGGCGGGAACCTACTAGGAGATGCTGCCACTTGGATTGGAACTCTCCCACTAGCCACATACGGCCTTGAGTGGATTGTCCCAACCTTTATAGGCGCCATCCTCTTCACCATTGCATCCGCCATCTTAAAACCAAAACAACTTGAATTCGATTAA
- a CDS encoding FtsX-like permease family protein: MNKKTLNKDIRNSLRQSKGRFLSIMLLMMLGAFALVGLKVSGPDIEDTLNSYMEQSNAADLFVVAGYGLSGEDQAEIKQENADVEFGYFADTVIGDTPNAIRVFSQTTDISTFELVSGEFPTKSNEVALTQTMADQYKIGDTIRLNESGSSTLLKEHEFTITGFVNSSEILSKTIKGVSSAGSGDLSGFAVVPKDTFDSEVYTIARLRYPDLRKWKTTSREYADKVAQLQQALEEKLADNGAARLDALKTTADDKISEGKEKIADAKTQLSDAEKKLTDGKSEIEKNEKTLANGQKEVADNEATIASGDAKLNAAWNQLEASRVQLESARVQIEQAVATLAQKKTQLDDASTKLTQAEAQLAAKKEELASGKEQLEAGKTQLAQAKAQLETGKTELEAKKTAFAQGKALLASDPAAAAAKGITKASLQAMETALTQAENQLTQTEATLHAKEQVLTQKEQELTAGQTAISNAEAEFASKKQQLRAGQEAYQQGLAKYYASYSQYVDGLEQYRQGVATFEANAGTLEEGKAKLAEAKKTLADGEAKLSDAKTQLKESEETYNEKKETADKDIEKAESELEKAEVDVSKLTKPKYSVYTRSTMLGSEGFFNMKTTAEGITSVGNLFPIVLYAVAALVTVTTMTRFVNEERINAGVLKALGYETKDVMKKFAVYGFTAGVSGTILGILLGTYALPSALGATLMKDTVLPSIQLNFHPLIAVIAIICSLICSVVPPLWIARRELHEQASALLLPKAPVAGSKILLERIPFIWNRLSFTHKVTARNIFRYKQRMFMTIFGVAGSVALLFAGRGILGSLDGIADRQFKELITYDAIVSKESVLTVSEQTALQNYLTSSNVTAYSDVYSESVTREVPGVDDEQSVTVLVGEETNLSPYLHLNDAKTKKAVTLPEGGVLISEKLAKLLNVKTGDTFTLPNKDGEDVTLTVGGIVEMYAGHFVIMTPEVYAKFYGVAPQNNAIFVQFKDKDASSVQKAAADLMALDGVKAVVQNTSMVSRINTIVGSLSRVMMILTAVSILLAVVILYNLTNINVAERIRELSTIKVLGFLNKEVTMYIYRETILLSVIGIVVGLLFGRVLHRVIIETVAPGFVMFNPAVGWFVYVLPSVIVIVILVALGYMVNHLLQRIDMLEALKSVD, encoded by the coding sequence TTGAATAAGAAGACATTAAATAAGGATATAAGGAACTCACTTCGCCAGTCGAAGGGCCGCTTCCTTTCTATTATGTTACTCATGATGCTCGGGGCATTTGCTCTTGTGGGCCTAAAAGTATCGGGGCCGGATATTGAAGACACCTTGAACAGCTATATGGAACAGTCCAACGCTGCCGATTTATTCGTGGTGGCAGGCTACGGGTTAAGTGGCGAAGACCAAGCCGAGATCAAACAAGAGAACGCTGATGTGGAGTTTGGTTATTTCGCCGATACGGTGATTGGCGATACTCCGAACGCGATACGTGTGTTCTCTCAGACGACAGATATTTCAACGTTCGAATTGGTGAGTGGTGAGTTCCCTACGAAATCAAATGAAGTGGCGCTTACCCAAACGATGGCGGATCAGTACAAGATTGGGGACACGATTCGTTTGAATGAATCCGGAAGTTCTACTCTACTAAAAGAGCATGAATTTACGATTACCGGGTTTGTGAACTCCAGCGAGATTCTCTCGAAGACGATTAAGGGCGTGTCGAGTGCGGGGAGCGGGGACCTTAGCGGGTTTGCCGTAGTGCCAAAAGACACCTTCGATTCTGAAGTGTATACGATTGCCAGACTTCGTTATCCGGATTTACGTAAATGGAAAACAACGAGTCGTGAGTATGCAGATAAGGTGGCGCAGTTGCAACAGGCGCTAGAAGAAAAGTTGGCTGACAATGGAGCGGCGCGCTTAGACGCATTGAAGACGACGGCCGACGATAAGATTTCAGAAGGTAAAGAAAAAATTGCCGATGCCAAAACGCAGCTCTCGGACGCCGAGAAGAAATTGACAGATGGTAAGAGTGAAATCGAAAAGAACGAAAAGACGCTTGCAAACGGTCAAAAAGAAGTAGCTGACAACGAAGCAACGATTGCATCAGGAGACGCGAAGCTAAACGCAGCGTGGAATCAGTTGGAAGCAAGCCGTGTGCAGCTCGAAAGTGCCCGTGTGCAAATCGAACAAGCCGTGGCTACTTTAGCCCAGAAGAAAACTCAGTTGGATGATGCAAGTACTAAACTAACCCAAGCGGAGGCGCAACTTGCTGCGAAAAAAGAGGAACTCGCCAGTGGAAAAGAGCAGCTTGAAGCCGGTAAGACGCAATTAGCGCAGGCCAAAGCGCAACTAGAAACAGGGAAGACAGAACTCGAAGCTAAAAAGACAGCCTTTGCACAAGGGAAGGCACTACTAGCTAGCGACCCGGCTGCGGCTGCGGCAAAAGGCATTACCAAAGCGAGTCTTCAAGCGATGGAGACAGCTTTAACACAGGCTGAAAACCAGCTTACTCAAACCGAAGCGACACTTCATGCCAAAGAACAAGTGCTTACTCAAAAAGAACAAGAACTTACAGCTGGCCAAACAGCGATTTCAAATGCTGAAGCGGAATTTGCATCGAAGAAACAACAATTACGCGCAGGGCAAGAAGCGTACCAACAAGGTTTAGCGAAGTATTACGCTAGTTACAGCCAGTACGTCGATGGGCTAGAACAATATCGCCAAGGAGTAGCAACTTTTGAAGCCAACGCTGGTACTTTAGAAGAAGGCAAGGCGAAACTAGCTGAAGCTAAGAAAACGTTAGCGGACGGCGAAGCTAAACTCTCAGATGCCAAAACGCAGCTAAAAGAAAGCGAAGAAACTTATAACGAGAAGAAAGAAACCGCCGATAAAGATATTGAGAAGGCTGAATCCGAACTTGAAAAGGCGGAAGTGGACGTTTCAAAACTCACGAAGCCGAAGTACTCTGTCTACACACGTTCGACGATGCTTGGAAGCGAAGGATTCTTCAACATGAAAACCACGGCGGAAGGAATTACGTCGGTGGGGAACCTCTTCCCGATTGTACTTTATGCCGTGGCGGCGCTTGTAACGGTAACGACGATGACGCGTTTTGTAAACGAAGAACGGATCAACGCCGGAGTGTTGAAGGCGCTAGGGTATGAAACGAAAGACGTGATGAAGAAATTTGCTGTCTATGGATTTACGGCAGGGGTCTCAGGAACAATTCTAGGGATCTTACTTGGGACGTATGCATTGCCAAGTGCTTTAGGTGCGACCTTGATGAAGGATACCGTATTGCCAAGCATCCAGTTGAATTTCCATCCACTCATCGCCGTAATTGCGATTATTTGCTCGCTCATCTGTAGCGTGGTACCTCCATTATGGATTGCCCGCCGTGAACTTCATGAGCAAGCTTCAGCGCTTCTCTTGCCGAAAGCTCCAGTGGCTGGGTCGAAGATTCTTCTCGAACGCATTCCGTTCATTTGGAATCGTCTCAGTTTCACGCATAAGGTAACGGCGCGGAATATTTTCCGTTATAAACAACGGATGTTCATGACGATTTTCGGGGTAGCTGGGAGCGTGGCGCTTCTCTTTGCAGGGCGCGGAATTCTCGGGTCACTAGACGGGATTGCGGATCGTCAGTTCAAGGAATTGATTACCTATGATGCGATTGTGTCAAAAGAGTCCGTGTTGACGGTTTCCGAACAAACAGCATTACAAAACTATTTAACCTCTTCAAACGTGACTGCTTATAGCGACGTCTATAGCGAATCGGTAACACGTGAGGTGCCAGGTGTGGACGATGAGCAGTCCGTGACAGTGCTTGTCGGGGAGGAAACCAACCTTTCTCCGTATCTTCATTTGAATGATGCGAAGACGAAGAAAGCTGTGACACTTCCAGAGGGTGGCGTGTTGATTTCCGAGAAATTAGCTAAACTCTTGAACGTGAAAACAGGCGACACCTTTACGCTTCCAAATAAGGACGGTGAGGATGTGACGTTAACGGTTGGAGGCATCGTAGAAATGTACGCTGGCCACTTCGTCATCATGACACCAGAAGTGTACGCCAAATTTTATGGTGTAGCGCCGCAAAACAACGCGATTTTCGTACAGTTTAAAGACAAAGACGCTTCTAGCGTACAAAAAGCCGCAGCAGACTTAATGGCTCTTGACGGGGTGAAAGCCGTTGTGCAAAACACGTCCATGGTGAGTCGTATCAATACGATTGTTGGTTCGTTAAGTCGCGTAATGATGATTTTAACGGCTGTGTCGATTTTACTCGCGGTGGTCATCTTGTATAACTTAACAAATATCAACGTAGCCGAACGGATTCGCGAGCTTTCAACGATTAAGGTACTCGGTTTCTTGAACAAAGAAGTGACGATGTATATTTACCGTGAAACGATTTTATTATCGGTGATTGGGATTGTTGTGGGATTGTTGTTCGGGCGAGTGCTGCATCGGGTGATTATTGAGACGGTGGCACCGGGGTTTGTTATGTTCAATCCCGCTGTCGGATGGTTTGTATATGTGTTGCCAAGTGTGATTGTGATTGTCATCTTGGTGGCGCTAGGGTATATGGTGAACCATCTCCTCCAACGCATCGATATGCTAGAAGCCCTCAAGTCTGTGGATTAG
- a CDS encoding ABC transporter ATP-binding protein — MAYIEMKNSYKRYHVGDTEIIANNDVNFEIEKGELVMILGASGAGKSTVLNILGGMDTNDEGQVLIDGVDISTFDEKQLTYYRRDDVGFVFQFYNLVPNLTAKENVELAAEIVKDAQDAEEALKAVGLEHRMNNFPSQLSGGEQQRVSIARAVAKNPKLLLCDEPTGALDYHTGKQVLQILQDMSRNQGATVIIVTHNSALAPIADRVIYMHDARVKKMELNPNPQDIQTLEY, encoded by the coding sequence ATGGCTTATATCGAAATGAAGAATAGCTATAAACGGTATCATGTCGGAGATACAGAGATTATCGCGAATAATGATGTGAATTTTGAAATTGAAAAAGGCGAATTAGTAATGATTTTAGGGGCCAGCGGTGCAGGGAAATCCACGGTTCTCAATATTTTAGGTGGCATGGACACCAACGACGAAGGACAAGTCCTTATTGACGGCGTGGACATTTCGACTTTTGATGAAAAACAACTCACTTACTATAGAAGAGACGATGTTGGATTTGTCTTCCAATTTTATAATCTAGTGCCGAACTTAACGGCGAAGGAAAATGTGGAACTAGCGGCTGAAATCGTAAAAGACGCTCAAGATGCAGAGGAAGCCTTGAAGGCAGTGGGGCTTGAACACCGCATGAATAATTTCCCGTCGCAATTATCCGGTGGGGAACAACAACGCGTTTCCATCGCACGTGCGGTTGCCAAAAATCCAAAGTTATTACTTTGCGACGAGCCAACCGGAGCGCTCGACTACCATACAGGAAAACAAGTGCTTCAAATTTTACAAGATATGTCGCGTAACCAAGGCGCAACGGTCATTATCGTAACGCATAACTCTGCGCTTGCGCCGATTGCCGACCGCGTGATTTATATGCATGACGCGCGCGTGAAGAAAATGGAACTCAATCCAAATCCACAAGATATTCAAACGCTTGAATATTAG
- a CDS encoding T7SS effector LXG polymorphic toxin, translated as MSYHVKFNDITSMHGQTNQTIQQWGESITNLSKAVEGFAGNSSLQGKAMTSAQTYMREVHGTLLQTFLQLMNDYSTSLLLYKDGYYQIDTHNHAELPENVYKGLHSDLGKSKQRFEHQSEQLTAAKLRVAGLVNYQGTSHTKTKFTYEKLMKDIQHLDESITQYEEMHARQDLQAFKELLDATKSLIAEHSSRNRSLESYQSGAFGKLPSVQRFMVAYEQVTAQLNDRMGIIQAALERDQVRMEALHAEERTKQGLMNLVFGVLTVVAGASALVMSGGTMLPIVTSAFKVGAMALSMYGASNSIEAGQNIYYGLSGDGKSFAVNPIRDTLFLGNGELYHSLGQIFSLTTGVFIPIAQTQSIAQGISQFFWGTVGALATGQAAYHGTKLLGGNEETAQLMNLLGNFVGGYKFSKIAENFSLNTIRVPKVESAPEIKNRVLENIEASKAARESSKFDNYLRQEYAQQGKYFPERIIMPNGKKAYLSADYFEGKQIPVRSRSFVDAQGKIKWPPKGTDGFVVDSVGNPITERANLKAGQVIDRFGSNGGRFASPVDNEEKLPFNTRGLPYPEDHQVYHQYEIVRDLTKENILQAFKEAPDIVKEKIRISLEYYGLDIEDLANIRKGKIAKVFGQGGGTQIQFASSLSLYEDLGLVKEIK; from the coding sequence ATGAGTTATCACGTAAAATTTAACGACATTACCTCCATGCATGGCCAAACAAATCAAACCATCCAACAATGGGGCGAGTCAATAACAAACCTAAGCAAAGCGGTTGAAGGATTTGCGGGGAACAGTAGTCTTCAAGGGAAGGCAATGACGAGTGCGCAAACTTATATGAGAGAAGTTCATGGAACACTTCTTCAAACTTTTCTCCAACTAATGAATGACTATTCAACGAGTTTGTTACTGTATAAAGATGGCTATTATCAAATCGATACGCATAACCATGCCGAATTACCAGAGAATGTCTATAAGGGGCTTCATTCAGACCTAGGAAAGTCTAAGCAGCGATTCGAACACCAGTCGGAGCAGTTAACAGCTGCCAAACTCAGAGTTGCAGGATTAGTGAATTACCAAGGAACTAGTCATACAAAAACGAAATTCACATATGAGAAGCTGATGAAAGATATCCAGCATCTAGACGAATCCATTACGCAATATGAAGAGATGCATGCTCGACAAGACTTGCAGGCGTTTAAGGAATTACTAGATGCAACGAAAAGCTTGATAGCGGAACATTCGAGTAGAAATCGGAGTCTTGAAAGTTATCAATCGGGAGCCTTTGGAAAACTACCCTCTGTACAACGGTTTATGGTAGCTTATGAACAAGTGACAGCCCAACTAAATGATCGTATGGGCATTATTCAAGCAGCTCTCGAACGTGATCAAGTGCGCATGGAGGCACTTCATGCCGAAGAACGAACCAAGCAAGGGCTCATGAATCTTGTGTTTGGTGTCTTGACGGTTGTTGCTGGTGCTAGTGCTCTAGTAATGTCGGGTGGGACTATGTTACCGATTGTAACCTCAGCTTTTAAGGTTGGAGCAATGGCTTTGTCCATGTATGGGGCTTCAAATTCTATCGAAGCTGGACAGAATATTTATTATGGATTGTCTGGCGACGGAAAATCCTTTGCGGTAAATCCGATTCGAGATACACTTTTCTTAGGAAACGGCGAGTTATACCACAGTTTGGGGCAAATTTTCAGTCTTACAACAGGGGTGTTCATACCGATTGCCCAGACGCAAAGTATTGCCCAAGGAATCTCGCAGTTCTTCTGGGGAACAGTCGGAGCTTTAGCAACTGGTCAAGCAGCCTACCATGGTACAAAGCTTCTTGGTGGAAATGAAGAAACCGCACAGTTGATGAACTTATTAGGGAACTTCGTGGGTGGATATAAATTTTCTAAAATTGCTGAGAATTTCAGCTTAAATACGATTCGAGTGCCAAAAGTTGAATCAGCACCTGAAATAAAAAATCGAGTATTGGAGAATATAGAAGCTAGTAAGGCGGCGAGAGAAAGTTCGAAGTTTGATAATTATTTACGACAAGAATATGCTCAACAAGGAAAATATTTTCCAGAGCGCATAATTATGCCAAATGGTAAAAAAGCTTATCTTTCAGCAGATTATTTTGAAGGTAAACAAATTCCGGTTCGATCAAGATCTTTTGTGGATGCACAGGGTAAAATCAAATGGCCACCAAAAGGAACAGATGGCTTTGTTGTAGATAGTGTTGGAAACCCCATTACAGAGCGGGCTAATTTAAAAGCTGGACAAGTGATTGACCGTTTTGGATCAAATGGTGGGCGTTTCGCCAGTCCAGTTGATAACGAAGAAAAATTACCGTTTAATACACGAGGTTTGCCTTATCCTGAAGATCATCAAGTCTACCATCAGTATGAAATTGTGAGAGATTTAACTAAGGAGAATATTTTACAAGCATTTAAAGAAGCCCCAGACATTGTAAAAGAGAAAATCAGGATATCTCTTGAATATTATGGCCTTGACATAGAGGATTTGGCGAATATTCGTAAAGGAAAAATTGCCAAAGTATTTGGTCAGGGAGGGGGAACCCAGATTCAATTTGCTTCATCTCTTAGTTTGTATGAAGATTTAGGTTTAGTGAAGGAGATTAAGTAA
- a CDS encoding TetR/AcrR family transcriptional regulator, with the protein MTIQKRKTTTKSDLKVALTRLLKQKDFEAISVSDIAKEAGINRGTFYLHYVDKFDMIDQLIDEILQNIIFLLNKDQPKTKEEAFAPIVKIFEYLKEDFDFIHAISLNRFNYTSHLVRNFLLELSKQIGPIKETIKTVYPLPEDYAAEVFIYSNSAIFFHWIQKGGVESPEEIAKIFFRMSV; encoded by the coding sequence ATGACGATTCAAAAACGTAAAACCACAACGAAAAGTGATTTAAAAGTTGCGCTCACGAGACTCCTGAAACAAAAGGACTTCGAAGCGATTAGCGTGAGCGATATAGCAAAGGAAGCCGGAATCAACCGTGGAACCTTCTATCTGCATTATGTCGATAAATTTGATATGATCGACCAGCTGATTGACGAGATTTTACAAAACATTATTTTCTTATTAAATAAAGACCAGCCGAAAACGAAAGAAGAAGCATTTGCGCCCATCGTTAAAATCTTCGAGTATTTAAAAGAAGATTTCGACTTTATTCATGCCATCTCGCTCAACCGGTTTAACTATACTTCTCATCTAGTCCGAAATTTCTTACTGGAATTATCCAAACAAATCGGTCCGATTAAAGAGACCATCAAGACCGTCTATCCGCTACCGGAAGACTATGCCGCAGAAGTCTTTATTTATAGTAATAGCGCGATTTTCTTCCACTGGATTCAAAAAGGTGGCGTAGAAAGTCCCGAAGAAATCGCAAAAATCTTTTTTAGAATGTCAGTATAA
- a CDS encoding Imm59 family immunity protein produces the protein MSEINMLNLVADLDKTIHEHGYENLYYVLFDEDSNLPWAIHLYYKNNKFIVNSRDDRSYIIGKSWEFENYEEAKHFFIKKMETFVQLNRLEIQTGHPPYYPSPLWDDVTE, from the coding sequence ATGTCAGAAATTAACATGTTGAATTTAGTAGCCGACTTAGATAAAACTATACATGAACATGGATACGAGAATCTATATTATGTACTATTTGATGAGGACAGTAATTTGCCTTGGGCTATTCACCTGTATTATAAAAATAATAAATTTATAGTTAATAGTCGAGATGATCGTTCCTATATTATTGGGAAATCATGGGAATTTGAGAACTATGAGGAGGCAAAACATTTTTTTATCAAAAAAATGGAAACCTTTGTCCAGTTAAATAGACTTGAAATTCAAACTGGACACCCTCCGTATTATCCATCCCCCCTCTGGGATGATGTCACAGAATAA
- a CDS encoding MerR family transcriptional regulator, with protein sequence MYLIKQVSEISGVSVRTLHHYDEIGLLSPKKHENGYRYYSEEELSLLQTILYYKYLGFSLKDIKNLMKQEEEDLLPHLKHQLILMQKEKERLLTLIDTLEKTIESKERKITMTTEEKFKGFTFKDNEKYKQAATEKYGETVLNETAEKQKGKEEIIADGFNKIWFAFAENIEKGLPATDAVNVDLAKQLHQHMCAYAFDCSIDVFSSIGFGYAQNEEFRTNLDKYGKGLGQYACDAIQAYVAQEKK encoded by the coding sequence ATGTATTTAATCAAACAGGTGAGCGAAATCAGTGGTGTATCGGTGCGCACTTTACATCACTATGACGAAATCGGCTTACTATCCCCTAAAAAACATGAGAATGGATACCGCTACTATAGTGAAGAGGAATTGTCCCTCCTTCAAACCATCCTATACTATAAGTATTTAGGATTTTCACTAAAAGACATCAAAAATCTCATGAAACAAGAAGAGGAAGATCTCTTGCCTCACTTGAAACATCAGTTGATTTTAATGCAAAAAGAAAAAGAACGTCTTCTAACATTAATCGACACTTTAGAAAAGACCATTGAGTCAAAAGAAAGGAAAATTACAATGACAACAGAAGAAAAATTCAAAGGCTTCACCTTTAAAGATAACGAAAAATATAAACAGGCCGCGACTGAAAAGTACGGTGAAACAGTGTTGAACGAGACTGCAGAAAAACAAAAAGGCAAGGAAGAAATCATAGCAGACGGCTTCAACAAGATCTGGTTCGCGTTTGCTGAAAATATCGAAAAAGGCCTTCCTGCAACAGACGCTGTGAACGTGGACTTAGCCAAACAACTCCACCAACACATGTGCGCCTATGCATTCGACTGCTCCATCGATGTCTTCTCAAGCATCGGATTTGGCTACGCTCAAAACGAAGAGTTCAGAACGAACCTCGATAAATACGGCAAAGGTCTAGGCCAATACGCTTGCGACGCGATTCAAGCCTATGTCGCACAGGAGAAGAAATAA
- a CDS encoding nucleoside hydrolase produces the protein MRKVYLNHDGGVDDLVSLYLLLKMEDVELVGVGVIEADCYLLPAVEASKKIIHKFGSEKDKQLKVASSDSRPVNPFPKEWRMHAFTVDALPILNEHKPITVQDSPLKAHEDLIRALKESEEKVDLVFVGPLTDLARALDQDPTIEENIGKLYWMGGTFLDMGNVEDPEHDGTAEWNVYWDPFAAKRVWESSIQIELVALESTNMVPLSLDVRDRWAKERAIEGVDFLGQCYAIVPPLTHYVTNSTYFLWDVLTTASFGKEDLVKRSVVNSDVIVAGASRGRTIKAENGRPVDLVYHVDRDAFFDYITDLAKK, from the coding sequence ATGCGTAAAGTTTATTTAAACCACGATGGTGGCGTTGATGATTTAGTATCATTATATTTACTATTAAAAATGGAAGATGTGGAATTAGTAGGGGTCGGCGTTATCGAAGCGGACTGCTATTTATTACCAGCGGTGGAAGCCAGCAAGAAGATTATTCATAAGTTCGGTTCTGAAAAGGACAAACAATTGAAAGTCGCTTCTTCAGACTCACGCCCTGTGAACCCATTCCCGAAAGAGTGGAGAATGCACGCTTTCACAGTGGACGCACTTCCAATTTTAAACGAACATAAACCAATCACGGTGCAAGATTCACCATTAAAAGCGCACGAAGATTTAATCCGTGCCTTAAAAGAATCGGAGGAGAAAGTGGATCTTGTGTTCGTAGGACCCTTAACAGACTTAGCGCGTGCGTTAGATCAAGACCCAACCATCGAAGAAAACATCGGTAAACTTTACTGGATGGGTGGAACCTTCCTTGATATGGGGAACGTGGAAGATCCTGAACACGACGGAACTGCGGAGTGGAACGTGTACTGGGATCCATTCGCTGCAAAACGCGTCTGGGAATCCAGCATTCAAATCGAACTCGTGGCGCTTGAAAGTACAAACATGGTGCCATTATCTCTGGATGTTCGCGACCGTTGGGCAAAAGAACGTGCCATCGAAGGCGTTGACTTCTTAGGGCAATGTTACGCAATCGTGCCTCCTCTTACTCACTACGTAACGAACTCAACATACTTCCTATGGGACGTGTTAACGACCGCTTCATTCGGGAAAGAAGACCTTGTGAAACGCTCTGTTGTGAACAGTGACGTGATTGTTGCTGGTGCAAGCCGTGGCCGTACTATCAAAGCAGAAAATGGCCGCCCAGTCGACCTTGTCTACCATGTCGACCGTGATGCCTTCTTCGACTACATCACCGATTTAGCGAAAAAATAA